The Hydrogenispora ethanolica genome includes a region encoding these proteins:
- a CDS encoding substrate-binding domain-containing protein — protein MKKVLSIVCLILVLATTVVSAAAKNVFAGNPKEEYYMVTFASGIEYWRGCFKGMQDAAKLFGVRAIYTGAPQADVNQEVTVLEQVIAKKPAGIAITCANPDGLRAPINKAIAAGIPVVTFDADSPNSNRYCYLGTSNYNAGAAAARYIAKLLGGQGEVAVSTVTGQLNHEERKSGFVDTLAKSFPNMKVVAVGNDNNDQTKAATVIAGFLQARPNLKGVFCTDALGGVGAAAAIREANAIGKVKIVSFDTDKGTLDLIKEGVISASIAQGTWSMGYWSMTFLYNIKHNLVKPVDGWRSKDINPLPGVVDTGTNVVTKSNVDAFYSK, from the coding sequence ATGAAGAAAGTGCTCTCAATCGTGTGCTTGATTCTGGTCTTGGCAACCACTGTCGTATCCGCCGCTGCGAAAAACGTATTTGCCGGCAACCCCAAGGAAGAATATTATATGGTTACCTTTGCCTCCGGTATTGAATATTGGCGAGGCTGCTTTAAAGGAATGCAGGATGCGGCCAAGCTTTTTGGAGTACGGGCGATCTACACTGGAGCGCCGCAGGCTGATGTGAATCAGGAAGTCACGGTCTTGGAGCAAGTGATTGCCAAAAAACCGGCGGGCATCGCGATCACCTGCGCCAATCCCGACGGATTGAGAGCTCCGATTAATAAGGCGATTGCCGCCGGGATTCCAGTAGTGACTTTTGATGCGGACTCGCCCAACAGTAACCGTTACTGCTACCTGGGAACCAGCAATTATAATGCGGGTGCTGCGGCCGCGCGCTATATCGCCAAATTACTCGGCGGACAAGGCGAAGTGGCGGTTTCGACTGTAACCGGACAGTTAAATCATGAAGAAAGAAAATCCGGTTTTGTGGATACCTTGGCCAAATCTTTCCCCAATATGAAGGTGGTAGCCGTGGGTAACGATAATAATGACCAAACGAAAGCCGCCACGGTCATTGCCGGTTTTCTTCAGGCCCGTCCGAATTTAAAAGGCGTCTTTTGTACGGATGCGTTGGGCGGAGTGGGTGCGGCGGCCGCAATTCGTGAGGCCAATGCCATCGGCAAGGTCAAGATCGTCAGCTTTGATACGGATAAAGGAACCTTGGATCTGATTAAAGAAGGGGTTATCAGCGCGTCGATCGCTCAAGGAACCTGGAGCATGGGTTATTGGTCGATGACTTTCCTTTATAATATTAAACATAATCTCGTCAAACCGGTCGACGGCTGGCGGAGCAAGGATATTAATCCCTTGCCCGGAGTGGTCGATACTGGAACCAACGTGGTTACCAAATCGAATGTCGATGCCTTTTATTCAAAATAA
- a CDS encoding sugar ABC transporter ATP-binding protein: MEREVLLSIQGITKTFPGVKALDGVDLEVTQGEIHGLVGENGAGKSTLLNIISGVFRPDQGGMWLCGQPFAPANPRQAQDRGIGFVHQETALCPHLSIAENIFLGRAPERSLSLIDFKQAEDLTAKLLREFHLDIDPNLRVNELNIAAQQVVEVLKALSSECRLLILDEPTSSLTESETETLFMMLKKLSTKGIGVLYISHRLAEVFRICDRVSVFRDGRYIHTKKVTETNPDEMITMMVGRSIDNLYPPKSAVKGEPLLRVESLERQGKFHDISFTVYQGEILGLAGLVGAGRTEVARAVCGIDRCDRGEVYLEGGQSISTAMPSPSPPKWSM, from the coding sequence ATGGAACGCGAAGTTCTGCTTTCGATTCAAGGGATAACCAAGACATTCCCCGGAGTAAAGGCTTTAGACGGCGTCGACCTGGAGGTGACCCAAGGAGAGATCCATGGCTTGGTCGGCGAAAATGGCGCGGGAAAATCGACGCTGCTGAACATCATCTCCGGCGTGTTCCGACCCGATCAGGGGGGAATGTGGCTATGCGGTCAACCCTTTGCTCCGGCCAACCCGCGCCAGGCGCAAGACCGCGGGATCGGGTTCGTGCATCAGGAGACGGCGTTATGTCCGCATCTATCCATTGCTGAAAATATATTTTTGGGGAGAGCGCCGGAGCGGTCTTTGTCATTGATTGATTTCAAACAAGCGGAGGATTTGACCGCCAAGCTCCTGCGAGAATTTCACCTGGACATCGATCCCAACCTGCGGGTCAATGAGCTGAATATCGCAGCCCAGCAAGTGGTGGAGGTCCTCAAGGCGCTTTCGTCGGAGTGCCGGCTGTTGATCCTGGATGAACCGACTTCATCGCTTACGGAGAGTGAAACCGAAACGCTTTTTATGATGCTGAAGAAGCTGAGTACCAAGGGAATCGGCGTTCTGTACATCAGCCATCGTCTGGCGGAAGTCTTCCGGATTTGCGATCGGGTCTCGGTTTTTCGGGATGGCCGTTACATTCATACCAAGAAAGTTACAGAAACCAACCCGGATGAGATGATTACGATGATGGTCGGCAGGAGCATTGATAATCTGTATCCGCCCAAGTCCGCCGTCAAAGGGGAGCCGCTCCTGAGGGTCGAATCGCTTGAACGGCAGGGAAAATTCCACGATATCTCATTCACGGTTTATCAAGGAGAAATTTTGGGTTTGGCCGGTCTGGTGGGGGCCGGCCGAACCGAAGTGGCCCGCGCGGTATGCGGAATCGACCGGTGTGACCGTGGCGAGGTTTATCTGGAGGGCGGCCAGTCAATTTCCACAGCTATGCCCAGTCCATCGCCGCCAAAGTGGTCTATGTGA
- the araA gene encoding L-arabinose isomerase, translating to MIQLKAKEVWFVTGSQHLYGEDTLQKVAEHSQIMAKALDEKAEIPAKIVFKPVLTTPDAILQLCIEANSAPDCIGLITWMHTFSPAKMWIAGLNILNKPLAHLHTQFNRDIPWSEMDMDFMNLNQSAHGDREFGFIGARMRKARKVIVGFWQDDEVIQKLATWIRAALAWSDMQGAKFARFGDNMREVAVTEGDKVEAQIRLGYSVNGYGLGNLVGVVNEISAGEIKSLIREYEQQYSLQKELLQDGPFRASLEEAARIELGLKRFLEDGGFKGFTTTFEDLHGLAQLPGLAVQRLMAAGYGFGAEGDWKTAALVRALKVMGHGLPGGTSFMEDYTYHLENGKMKVLGAHMLEVCESVAAAKPSLEIHPLSIGGKADPVRLVFNVPAGRGLNASILDMGNRFRLLVNEVQVVTPDEALPKLPVARALWIPLPDLKVAAEAWILAGGAHHTAFSQAVTAEQLEDFAEIAGIEYLLIGEDTHISDFKRELRWNELYYHLAKGI from the coding sequence ATGATTCAATTAAAAGCAAAAGAAGTATGGTTTGTCACCGGCAGCCAGCATCTCTACGGCGAAGATACCCTGCAAAAAGTGGCGGAACATTCGCAGATCATGGCGAAGGCGCTGGATGAGAAAGCGGAAATTCCCGCAAAAATCGTTTTTAAACCGGTTTTGACAACGCCCGATGCCATCCTGCAGTTGTGTATCGAAGCGAATAGCGCGCCGGACTGCATTGGCTTGATCACTTGGATGCATACTTTTTCCCCGGCCAAGATGTGGATCGCCGGACTCAATATTTTGAACAAACCGCTGGCCCATCTGCATACTCAGTTCAACCGCGATATTCCATGGTCCGAGATGGACATGGATTTTATGAACCTGAACCAATCGGCGCACGGTGATCGCGAGTTCGGCTTCATCGGCGCGCGAATGAGAAAAGCCCGGAAGGTGATTGTCGGGTTTTGGCAGGATGATGAAGTCATTCAGAAGTTGGCGACCTGGATCCGGGCGGCACTGGCTTGGAGCGACATGCAAGGCGCCAAATTTGCCCGGTTCGGTGACAACATGCGCGAAGTGGCGGTGACCGAAGGAGATAAAGTGGAAGCCCAAATTCGCTTGGGCTATTCCGTGAACGGGTATGGCCTGGGAAACCTGGTTGGTGTCGTCAATGAGATCAGCGCCGGGGAAATAAAAAGCTTGATCCGGGAATACGAACAACAGTATTCGCTCCAAAAAGAGCTCCTTCAGGACGGCCCTTTCCGGGCTTCGCTGGAGGAGGCAGCCCGAATTGAGCTGGGGCTAAAGCGGTTCTTGGAAGACGGCGGGTTTAAGGGTTTTACCACCACCTTCGAGGATCTGCACGGCCTGGCGCAACTGCCGGGATTGGCGGTGCAACGGTTGATGGCGGCCGGTTACGGTTTTGGAGCGGAAGGCGACTGGAAGACTGCCGCTCTGGTCAGAGCCTTAAAGGTGATGGGGCATGGCCTCCCGGGTGGCACCTCTTTTATGGAGGACTATACGTATCATCTGGAAAATGGTAAAATGAAAGTGTTAGGTGCGCATATGCTGGAGGTCTGCGAGTCGGTCGCCGCCGCAAAGCCGTCGTTGGAGATCCACCCGCTGTCGATCGGTGGCAAGGCCGATCCGGTCCGGCTTGTCTTCAATGTTCCGGCGGGGCGGGGTTTGAATGCTTCGATTCTGGATATGGGAAACCGTTTCCGGCTTTTGGTCAATGAGGTTCAAGTGGTCACCCCTGACGAAGCATTGCCGAAACTGCCGGTCGCCCGGGCGCTCTGGATCCCCTTGCCCGATCTCAAGGTAGCGGCCGAGGCCTGGATCCTGGCGGGAGGGGCTCACCATACCGCGTTCAGCCAAGCGGTCACCGCGGAACAGCTGGAGGATTTCGCCGAAATCGCCGGGATTGAATACCTGTTGATCGGCGAAGACACCCACATCAGCGACTTCAAACGGGAGCTCCGCTGGAACGAACTCTATTACCATTTGGCGAAAGGAATTTAA
- a CDS encoding sugar ABC transporter ATP-binding protein — protein MQNTLLAMVNIWKTYPNGPVLKGVDFTVRTGEIHGLLGKNGAGKSMLMKVLSGIVPLDSGSIYWRGEAMAITSVKQAMDLGISAVHQELCLFPELSVAENIMVEQYQQRGLVKHGIIERERVYHEAQSILDELHFEIDAHGRVADLSFAQQQMVEIARALSRNAELLILDEPTTALNEREVSYFFKVLHKIRQRGVAIVYITHRLKEIRQIADRITILRDGVNVGTLPVESLEGAEIIRLMVGEEALGRYPKLGLPTRNELLRVEHLSMGNVLSDISFTLREGEMLGIAGLAGSGRTALVNSIFGMASMVTGKMFLRGREVRLRSPQQAIKLGLAYLAEDRVRAGLFNNLSVKDNISATNLKRVTAKGVIDIKKETLIARGLTRRLGIGLADLQQRVAHLSGGNQQKTMVAKWLFSGGFIYLLDEPTCGLDIASKVDLYNILNSFICGGSGVIIISSDLSELIGMCHRVLVIYQGRIAGELEGNEISEEKILKLASGRE, from the coding sequence ATGCAAAACACCCTTCTCGCGATGGTCAATATCTGGAAAACCTATCCGAACGGCCCGGTTTTGAAAGGGGTCGATTTTACAGTCCGAACCGGGGAGATCCATGGATTGCTCGGTAAGAACGGCGCCGGGAAATCGATGCTGATGAAAGTATTGAGCGGGATCGTTCCCCTTGATTCCGGTTCCATCTATTGGCGCGGCGAGGCCATGGCGATCACTTCGGTCAAACAAGCCATGGATCTCGGCATCAGCGCGGTTCATCAGGAGCTCTGCTTGTTTCCCGAACTCAGCGTGGCCGAGAATATCATGGTCGAGCAATATCAGCAGCGTGGGCTGGTAAAGCACGGGATCATTGAGAGGGAGCGCGTTTATCACGAAGCGCAAAGCATTTTGGATGAATTGCATTTTGAGATCGACGCCCATGGCAGGGTGGCCGACCTGAGCTTTGCGCAACAACAGATGGTGGAGATCGCCAGAGCCTTATCGCGCAACGCGGAATTGCTGATTCTCGACGAGCCGACCACGGCCTTGAACGAGCGGGAAGTCAGCTATTTTTTCAAAGTTTTGCATAAGATCCGGCAGCGCGGCGTGGCGATCGTTTACATTACTCATCGTTTGAAAGAGATCCGTCAGATTGCCGACAGAATTACGATTCTGCGGGATGGCGTCAATGTCGGAACGCTGCCTGTAGAATCGCTCGAAGGCGCGGAGATCATCCGGCTGATGGTGGGAGAGGAAGCGCTGGGCCGCTACCCGAAGCTCGGTTTGCCCACCCGGAACGAGCTGCTCCGCGTCGAACATCTATCCATGGGGAATGTACTGAGTGACATCAGCTTTACGCTTCGTGAAGGAGAAATGCTGGGAATCGCCGGTTTGGCCGGTTCCGGAAGAACCGCTCTGGTCAATTCGATCTTTGGGATGGCTTCGATGGTGACCGGGAAAATGTTCCTGCGCGGTCGCGAGGTCCGATTGCGCTCTCCGCAGCAGGCGATCAAACTCGGCTTGGCGTACCTGGCGGAGGACCGGGTTCGCGCCGGCCTCTTTAATAACCTATCCGTGAAAGACAACATTTCCGCCACCAACCTGAAACGGGTAACCGCGAAAGGAGTCATCGACATTAAAAAAGAGACCCTGATCGCCCGCGGCCTCACCAGGAGGCTCGGAATCGGCCTGGCGGATCTGCAGCAACGGGTCGCTCATTTAAGCGGCGGGAATCAACAGAAGACGATGGTGGCCAAATGGCTTTTCAGCGGCGGTTTTATCTATTTGCTCGATGAACCCACCTGTGGCCTGGATATCGCCTCGAAAGTCGATCTGTACAATATTCTCAATAGTTTCATTTGCGGAGGCTCCGGCGTCATCATCATCTCCTCCGATCTGTCGGAGTTGATCGGAATGTGCCATCGGGTGCTTGTCATCTATCAGGGAAGAATCGCCGGTGAGCTTGAGGGGAACGAAATCTCGGAAGAAAAGATCCTCAAATTGGCTTCCGGACGGGAATAG
- a CDS encoding response regulator: MAGLLLVEDEEAIKQKLLNNVSWGKYGFDPVVSAGNGLEALAMLERYPIEIMVTDVQMPKMNGIELIKEIKRRNYRMKIIVISGFAEFEYAQESIKLNVSDYLLKPFASRRLLEVVLRYKDELEREQADRSELNNLREQLQKNMAALQEKLILDLLNGNRPAGNIGAQLEFLGLATLENHRFQVAVLEIPEHQLSVLTEEEKYLLNMQFFEQVRRLFDEEDAIAGWHWIVNCRRNRVAMIVLDPDPDLPSRLEEKLEQLRTVLNRSLACGVGHPYHELADLSVSYKEACSALQYRYLYGMNQVFSINDLNLDNPSYHKLFYYLHQNSIFDNLKIGADAAIQKDLKSFIHEMRQARLSPELSKIVVSNLLLLTSATLNELGYNAIEVFGSGMSSLTMVNQAESLEELEGILESLFKHIQEFINRKRTSYNHQLVEEIRQYLDDHFETDITLSAMATRYKISPSYLSLLFSERTGKNFSDYLTERRIKKAKELLKHSDLKIYEISNAVGYNDSFYFSNCFKKLMGVSPTEYRENTRTLK; this comes from the coding sequence GTGGCCGGATTATTACTGGTTGAGGATGAAGAGGCGATCAAACAGAAGCTGTTGAATAACGTTTCCTGGGGGAAGTACGGCTTTGACCCCGTAGTAAGCGCCGGCAATGGACTGGAAGCTTTGGCTATGCTCGAACGTTATCCAATCGAAATCATGGTTACGGACGTCCAAATGCCTAAGATGAATGGGATTGAGTTGATTAAAGAGATTAAACGGCGGAATTACCGGATGAAGATCATTGTCATTTCCGGATTTGCCGAATTCGAATACGCTCAGGAATCCATCAAACTGAATGTCTCGGATTATCTGTTGAAACCTTTTGCCAGCCGCCGGCTGCTCGAAGTGGTGCTGCGCTACAAGGACGAACTTGAGAGAGAACAGGCCGACCGATCCGAGCTGAACAACCTTCGGGAACAACTGCAAAAAAACATGGCGGCATTGCAGGAAAAATTAATCCTCGATCTGCTGAATGGGAACCGTCCGGCAGGTAATATCGGCGCTCAGCTTGAGTTTCTGGGGCTGGCCACCCTGGAAAACCATCGCTTTCAAGTAGCGGTCCTGGAGATTCCCGAGCATCAACTCTCAGTGCTCACCGAGGAAGAAAAGTATCTGTTGAACATGCAATTTTTCGAACAAGTCCGACGGTTATTTGATGAAGAGGACGCGATAGCCGGCTGGCATTGGATTGTGAATTGCCGCAGGAACCGGGTGGCAATGATCGTGCTCGACCCCGATCCTGATCTGCCGAGCCGGTTGGAGGAAAAACTGGAACAGCTGCGAACCGTATTAAATCGCTCATTGGCCTGCGGCGTCGGACATCCCTATCATGAATTGGCCGATCTCTCCGTTTCGTATAAGGAGGCTTGTTCCGCGCTGCAATACCGTTACCTTTACGGGATGAACCAGGTTTTCTCCATTAACGATCTCAATTTGGATAATCCTTCTTACCACAAATTGTTCTATTATTTACACCAGAACTCGATATTTGACAACTTGAAAATTGGGGCCGATGCCGCGATTCAAAAGGATTTAAAATCTTTCATCCACGAGATGCGTCAGGCCCGATTGAGCCCCGAACTGTCAAAGATCGTGGTCAGCAATCTGCTGCTGTTGACTTCCGCTACTTTAAACGAGTTAGGGTATAATGCGATCGAAGTCTTCGGCTCTGGTATGTCGTCTTTGACGATGGTGAACCAAGCGGAAAGTCTTGAGGAATTAGAGGGGATCCTAGAGAGCCTTTTCAAACACATCCAAGAGTTTATCAATCGAAAAAGAACTTCCTACAATCATCAATTGGTTGAAGAAATTCGGCAGTATCTTGACGATCATTTTGAAACGGATATTACGCTGTCGGCGATGGCGACTCGTTACAAGATTAGCCCCAGCTACTTAAGCTTGTTGTTTTCGGAGCGTACCGGCAAGAATTTCAGTGATTATTTGACGGAGCGCCGAATAAAAAAGGCCAAAGAACTCCTGAAACATTCGGATCTCAAAATCTATGAGATCTCCAATGCAGTCGGGTATAACGACTCCTTTTACTTTAGTAACTGTTTTAAAAAGTTGATGGGCGTTTCCCCCACCGAGTATCGGGAGAATACCCGGACGCTGAAGTAG
- a CDS encoding ABC transporter permease, with the protein MKTEIENSVFVSGRNRPSNVILKRLFAIREFTLVLIIAGFGVVLSFLSPNFFSVANISTTAVGMSCDGIIAVGMTVALVLGGFDLSVGSVMALSGVIAGALYLAGINIWLAVLIALAAGMLCGLINGYFIGKIGLNPFITTLGMMSIARGGAYVLTQGSPLSLSGLDKSFTFWGSGRLGAFPVMVLVFLLIAFFMDFALRRSAPLRQVFYVGSSEKAAALSGINVSRVKIGVYFLTSLLATVAGILTLARFTVAAPNAGGSAEMRAIAACVIGGASLSGGEGTIMGAILGVALLALLNNALILLNVSVYWQDLITGTILIGAVLVDFFTHRSKKPFDNLFKKIVKEGSSLHSNH; encoded by the coding sequence ATGAAGACAGAAATAGAGAATAGCGTTTTCGTTTCAGGGAGAAACAGGCCGAGTAATGTTATTTTAAAACGACTTTTTGCCATCCGGGAATTCACTTTGGTGTTGATTATTGCCGGTTTTGGAGTCGTTTTATCCTTTTTGTCCCCGAACTTCTTTTCGGTCGCCAACATCAGCACGACGGCGGTCGGAATGTCTTGTGACGGCATCATCGCGGTAGGCATGACGGTTGCGTTGGTGCTGGGAGGATTCGACCTTTCCGTGGGTTCGGTAATGGCTTTGAGCGGAGTGATCGCCGGGGCTTTGTATCTGGCGGGCATCAATATTTGGCTGGCGGTTTTGATCGCCTTGGCCGCCGGGATGCTCTGCGGTTTGATCAACGGATATTTCATCGGGAAAATTGGGTTGAATCCCTTCATTACCACACTGGGCATGATGAGCATCGCCCGCGGCGGAGCCTACGTGTTGACCCAAGGGTCGCCACTCTCCCTTTCCGGTCTCGATAAATCCTTTACTTTTTGGGGAAGCGGCCGTCTCGGAGCTTTTCCAGTCATGGTGCTCGTCTTTTTATTGATTGCGTTCTTCATGGATTTTGCCTTGCGGCGGTCGGCTCCCTTGCGCCAGGTTTTCTATGTCGGCAGCAGCGAAAAGGCGGCGGCGCTTTCCGGAATTAATGTTTCCCGCGTAAAGATCGGCGTGTACTTTTTGACAAGCCTCTTAGCCACGGTGGCTGGCATTCTGACCTTAGCGCGATTTACCGTCGCCGCCCCCAATGCCGGAGGCTCTGCCGAGATGAGAGCCATTGCCGCCTGCGTTATCGGCGGCGCCAGCCTTTCGGGCGGCGAAGGGACGATTATGGGAGCGATACTCGGCGTCGCCTTGTTGGCATTATTAAATAATGCGCTTATTCTGCTCAACGTATCTGTGTATTGGCAAGATCTGATTACTGGCACTATCCTGATCGGAGCGGTATTGGTGGATTTCTTTACCCACCGGTCCAAGAAGCCGTTTGACAATCTATTCAAAAAAATAGTGAAAGAAGGATCCTCTCTACATTCCAATCATTGA
- a CDS encoding sn-glycerol-1-phosphate dehydrogenase, translated as METLIQTIVECGALRKLPGVLAGHTGEILLVADDRTHGVAGEQVLAKLKAVGFTVRECVLRRETSLVPDENALAEITQKVGADTGLLIALGAGTITDLTRFVSSRAGKPFVAIPTAPSMDGYASPVAVLTLNGFKQTLPAAPPIAIVADPEIMATAPAIMIQAGFGDLLGKYTALADWKLDQLVNGEAFSDEIEAIVRTAIDKAVESFEGESAPLTRIRNLTEALIISGIAMLKWGDSRPASGAEHHLSHFWEMQDALQGAEGHLHGTKVGIATILVCRYYQQLFALSQAAVAERIAARQNEPEPVYRQRIAAVFGPLAPSVLHDLKDFYRDSEKRSARQRRLLDHWPTLQDWVGRNVAPPERIISLLNQAGAPTAIEFLEVTQEGLRTALENAKEVRLRYTVFRLAEDIGWQIG; from the coding sequence GTGGAAACTTTGATTCAGACAATTGTCGAATGTGGCGCGCTGCGGAAACTCCCGGGCGTGCTGGCCGGACATACGGGCGAGATCTTATTGGTCGCCGACGACCGTACTCACGGAGTCGCGGGCGAACAAGTTTTAGCCAAATTAAAAGCGGTCGGTTTTACGGTCCGCGAATGCGTTCTGCGGCGCGAAACCAGTTTGGTCCCGGACGAGAACGCGCTGGCGGAAATTACCCAGAAGGTGGGAGCGGATACCGGGCTCTTGATTGCGCTGGGAGCGGGCACCATCACCGATCTGACCCGTTTTGTAAGTTCCAGGGCAGGGAAGCCTTTTGTGGCGATCCCCACCGCGCCGTCGATGGATGGCTATGCTTCGCCCGTCGCGGTATTGACGCTCAACGGCTTCAAGCAAACGCTGCCCGCCGCTCCCCCTATCGCCATCGTCGCCGATCCGGAGATCATGGCCACGGCGCCGGCCATCATGATTCAGGCGGGCTTCGGCGATCTGCTTGGCAAATATACCGCCCTGGCCGATTGGAAACTGGACCAGCTGGTGAATGGCGAAGCATTCTCCGATGAGATCGAGGCCATCGTCAGGACGGCGATTGATAAGGCGGTGGAAAGCTTCGAGGGGGAATCCGCGCCGCTTACCCGCATCCGGAATCTGACCGAGGCCCTGATCATATCGGGCATCGCCATGTTGAAATGGGGCGATTCCCGGCCCGCTTCTGGAGCGGAGCATCATTTGTCACACTTTTGGGAGATGCAAGACGCCTTGCAGGGAGCGGAAGGCCATCTGCACGGGACGAAGGTCGGGATCGCCACCATCTTGGTCTGCCGGTATTATCAGCAATTATTCGCCCTATCCCAGGCCGCGGTCGCCGAACGGATCGCAGCGCGTCAAAATGAACCGGAACCGGTTTACCGGCAGAGAATCGCCGCGGTCTTCGGACCGCTCGCTCCGTCGGTGCTCCATGATTTAAAGGATTTTTACCGCGATTCCGAAAAGCGCTCGGCCCGGCAGCGCCGGTTGCTAGACCATTGGCCGACGCTGCAGGATTGGGTCGGCCGGAATGTCGCTCCGCCGGAACGGATCATCAGCCTCCTGAATCAAGCGGGAGCTCCAACCGCGATCGAATTCCTCGAAGTGACTCAGGAAGGCTTGCGGACAGCGCTCGAAAATGCCAAAGAGGTGCGGTTACGGTACACCGTCTTTCGTCTGGCCGAAGATATTGGCTGGCAGATAGGCTAG
- a CDS encoding ATP-binding cassette domain-containing protein — protein sequence MVYVTEDRKSQGLFLQMPVTRNISAAIIDRITAHFLVNHQKEVRMAEDFVGRLHIKTPGVRQLVVNLSGGNQQKVMLGKWLATHPKVVFMDEPTRGIDVGAKAELHSLLRDLSKQGIGVVLISSELPEIIGMCDRVLVMREGRINGELTGDSITEENIMRYAAFRHDSLAV from the coding sequence GTGGTCTATGTGACCGAAGACCGGAAATCCCAAGGATTGTTTTTACAGATGCCTGTCACCCGCAACATTTCCGCCGCCATCATTGACCGGATCACCGCGCATTTTTTGGTCAATCATCAAAAAGAGGTACGGATGGCGGAGGACTTTGTTGGGCGATTACACATTAAAACGCCGGGCGTTCGGCAATTGGTGGTCAACTTGAGCGGCGGCAATCAACAAAAAGTGATGCTCGGCAAGTGGCTGGCCACCCATCCCAAGGTCGTATTCATGGATGAGCCGACCCGCGGCATCGATGTCGGAGCCAAGGCGGAGCTCCACTCCTTATTGCGGGATTTGAGCAAACAGGGCATCGGAGTGGTCCTCATCTCCTCGGAGCTGCCCGAGATCATCGGCATGTGCGACCGGGTCTTGGTAATGCGGGAAGGCAGGATAAATGGCGAGTTGACCGGGGATTCGATTACCGAAGAAAACATCATGCGCTACGCGGCGTTCCGCCATGACAGCCTCGCCGTCTGA
- a CDS encoding DeoR/GlpR family DNA-binding transcription regulator — MFAAARQQQIKELLLKHKQIDIATLAATLGVTEVTARRDLDKLEREGFATKTHGGVVLNETILDPAHDNLASEVIPPEIKEIGETAALLVRDREAIFLGGGATCLQVAINLKNKQRLTVMTNDLKVAQELSNTAGVISVVTGGNVLPGSTAVAGELALRSLERIHFTKAILSISGASFTHGFTSATVEEALLYKQLFAISDETIIVANAAKFGQIGFAFLCQLTEVQKIVTNKELDDPYKEFFFNRNIKLYTPYEVEEITALP; from the coding sequence TTGTTTGCAGCCGCCCGGCAGCAGCAGATTAAGGAACTGCTTCTCAAACACAAGCAGATCGACATTGCCACCCTCGCCGCCACCCTGGGAGTTACGGAAGTGACCGCGCGGCGGGATCTGGATAAGCTTGAAAGGGAAGGGTTTGCCACCAAAACCCACGGCGGCGTCGTATTGAACGAAACCATCCTGGATCCGGCTCATGATAACCTGGCAAGCGAAGTGATCCCGCCGGAGATCAAAGAAATCGGAGAGACCGCCGCCCTTTTGGTGCGGGACCGGGAAGCGATTTTTTTGGGAGGCGGCGCAACCTGCCTCCAGGTCGCCATCAACCTGAAGAATAAACAACGACTCACCGTCATGACCAACGATCTCAAAGTGGCCCAGGAATTATCCAATACCGCCGGCGTGATCAGTGTCGTCACCGGCGGCAATGTCCTGCCCGGTTCCACGGCCGTAGCCGGCGAACTGGCCCTCCGCTCGCTGGAACGGATTCATTTCACCAAGGCTATCCTGAGCATCAGCGGCGCCAGTTTTACCCATGGTTTCACCAGTGCCACGGTGGAAGAGGCGTTGCTCTATAAACAGCTCTTCGCCATCAGCGATGAGACGATCATTGTCGCCAATGCGGCCAAGTTCGGCCAGATTGGGTTCGCCTTTTTGTGCCAGCTGACCGAGGTCCAAAAGATCGTCACCAATAAAGAACTGGATGACCCCTATAAGGAGTTCTTTTTTAACCGGAATATCAAACTCTACACTCCGTACGAGGTGGAGGAGATCACCGCCCTCCCTTGA